In a single window of the Pseudomonas entomophila genome:
- a CDS encoding tRNA-(ms[2]io[6]A)-hydroxylase, whose translation MSLIPEIDAFLGCRTPDAWIEAALADQETLLIDHKNCEFKAASTALSLIAKYNTHLDLINMMSRLAREELVHHEQVLRLMKRRGVPLRPVSAGRYASGLRRLVRAHEPVKLVDTLVVGAFIEARSCERFAALVPHLDEELGTFYHGLLKSEARHYQGYLKLAHHYGEEADIARVVESVREAEAQLIMSPDQELRFHSGIPMALAA comes from the coding sequence ATGTCCCTGATTCCCGAAATCGACGCCTTCCTGGGCTGCCGTACCCCTGACGCCTGGATCGAGGCGGCGCTGGCCGACCAGGAAACCTTGCTGATCGATCACAAGAACTGTGAGTTCAAGGCCGCGAGCACGGCATTGAGCCTGATCGCCAAGTACAACACCCACCTCGACCTGATCAACATGATGTCGCGCCTGGCCCGCGAAGAACTTGTGCACCACGAGCAGGTGCTACGGTTGATGAAGCGTCGTGGCGTGCCGTTGCGCCCGGTGTCGGCTGGGCGCTATGCCTCAGGCCTGCGCCGGCTGGTAAGGGCCCATGAGCCAGTCAAGCTGGTGGACACGTTGGTGGTGGGGGCCTTCATCGAGGCGCGCAGCTGCGAGCGCTTCGCCGCGCTGGTGCCGCACCTCGACGAGGAACTCGGCACTTTCTATCACGGGCTGCTCAAGAGTGAGGCGCGCCATTACCAGGGCTACCTGAAGTTGGCCCACCACTACGGCGAGGAGGCGGATATCGCCCGTGTCGTCGAATCGGTGCGGGAAGCGGAAGCGCAGCTGATCATGTCACCCGATCAGGAACTGCGCTTCCACAGCGGTATCCCGATGGCACTGGCCGCCTGA
- a CDS encoding universal stress protein: MQAVRSILVVLDPEHAHSRALTRAKLIAGVTGARLHLLMCDYKHDHSALLSLLSSQLHDDGYDNVTHEQHWKENLHESIIHVQQAEGCELVIKEHRPDNPLRKALLTPNDWKLLRQCPCAVLMVKSERPWMGGKILAAVDVGNQDENHRRLHASIIDHGYAIASLAKGELHVISAHPSPMLSASDPVYQLTETIEQRYREACKAFQAEFDVSDDRLHIAEGPADVLIPYTEKQCDAVVTIIGTVARTGISGALIGNTAEVVLDSLEGDVLVLKSEEATAHLAELARG, translated from the coding sequence ATGCAAGCTGTCCGCAGTATCCTCGTCGTACTCGACCCTGAACACGCCCACAGCCGTGCCCTGACCCGGGCAAAACTGATTGCCGGCGTGACCGGTGCCCGCCTGCATCTGCTCATGTGCGACTACAAGCACGACCATAGTGCACTGCTCAGCTTGCTGAGCAGCCAGTTGCATGATGATGGCTATGACAATGTCACCCATGAGCAGCATTGGAAGGAAAACTTGCACGAATCAATCATCCATGTGCAGCAGGCGGAAGGCTGTGAACTGGTGATCAAGGAGCATCGACCGGACAACCCCCTACGCAAGGCACTGTTGACGCCTAATGACTGGAAGCTGTTGCGCCAGTGCCCATGCGCGGTGCTGATGGTCAAGAGTGAGCGGCCCTGGATGGGCGGCAAGATCCTCGCGGCCGTGGATGTAGGCAACCAGGACGAAAATCATCGCCGGTTGCACGCCAGTATCATCGACCATGGGTATGCCATTGCCAGCCTGGCCAAGGGTGAGCTGCACGTCATCAGTGCCCACCCCTCCCCAATGCTGTCGGCGTCCGACCCGGTGTACCAGCTCACCGAGACCATCGAGCAGCGCTATCGCGAGGCTTGCAAGGCGTTCCAGGCGGAGTTCGATGTCAGTGATGATCGCCTGCATATCGCCGAAGGGCCTGCGGATGTACTGATTCCTTACACCGAGAAACAGTGTGATGCCGTGGTGACCATCATTGGTACCGTGGCGCGCACTGGGATTTCCGGGGCCCTGATTGGCAATACCGCAGAGGTCGTGCTGGACTCGCTGGAGGGTGACGTGCTGGTGCTCAAGAGCGAAGAAGCGACAGCACACTTGGCGGAGTTGGCACGAGGCTGA